One Pyrus communis chromosome 13, drPyrComm1.1, whole genome shotgun sequence genomic window carries:
- the LOC137712191 gene encoding uncharacterized protein, with protein MRPPQRTPLETMYNLKLDKFKGSEGHEGAERWLEHIEKTFRVLHNQGNLPMERRYVPPEYIDRKKQEFTKLKQRKMSANEYYRKFTDLSRYHPDVAGNPAEMLRRFRLGTRKRWRSMATTTHCESYQDFYEILLRIKDLENMSSDSDEEKDGNQKKDDKGKGQASLRPRQTQNFKRGGASSSSSSGGFSATGQGRGGRFSGGARGQRQGDGGRGRAPVCRRCNNQHFGECRRGSSGCFTCGQVGHRAGNCPQGQPQKPQQTCWKYALKVNLWKKPFRTMN; from the exons atgcgccctccccagaggactcctctggagactatgtacaatctgaagttggataagttcaaAGGTAGTGAGGGCCACGAGGGCGCAGAGCGGTGGTTAGAACACATTGaaaagactttccgtgtgttgcataatcaggggaaccttcctatggagag gaggtatgtgccccctgagtacattgatcgGAAGAAGCAGGAGTTCACTAAgctgaaacagcggaagatgtcggCTAATGAGTACTACCGCAAGTTTACTGATCTGTCCCGCTACCATCCTGATGTTGCTGGTAATCCAGCGGAGATGCTCCGTCGTTTCCGTTTGGGCACCAGGAAGaggtggcgttctatggcgactactACACACTGCGAGTCCTACCAGGATTTCTACGAGATTTTGTTGAGGATTAAGGACTtagagaatatgtcgagcgacagcgatgaagagaaggacggcaatcagaagaaagatgataaGGGTAAGGGTCAAGCGTCGCTCAggccccgtcagactcagaacttcaagaggggtggtgctAGTTCGAGTTcttctagtggtggtttcagtgccactgggcagggtcgtggaggtagattttctggtggtgctagaggccagaggcagggcgatggtggtcgaggcagagcccctgtttgccgcaggtgtaacaatcagcatttcggcgagtgtaggCGTGGCAGCAGTGGGtgcttcacgtgtggacaggtgggacatagagctgggaattgtccccagggtcagccgcagaaaccgcagcagacttgttggaaatatgccctgaaagtcaatctttggaagaaacctttcaggacaatgaattga